The following coding sequences lie in one Chionomys nivalis chromosome 8, mChiNiv1.1, whole genome shotgun sequence genomic window:
- the Pwwp2b gene encoding PWWP domain-containing protein 2B isoform X1: MEPRAGCRLPVRVEQVVNGALVVTVSCGERSFAGILLDCTKKSGLFGLSPSTLLPLADNPSVISCHGQGPEEGPGEVTQPGTGPLPPQHKDQSPEKDQPPKTAGPELPPPLIPPLPAGNLPPFPPYFEGAPFPHPLWLRNTYQQWVPQPPPRTIKRTRRRLSRNRDPGRLILSTIRLRPRQVLCEKCKNTVSPQEASPGPLTTSRPRRRLGSAPDSEHRKPEEPEDSDSIAAAPRRSKREKREEDRVPGERVPRSPVIKISYSTPQGKGEVVKIPSRVHGSMEPFCPQQSLQNGSQDLEVARDVEPRGGGDRPPSVPKLKLTRPVPPISDLPPPKIRLKPHRLRDGEQEPLYRAELVEELNGCPRGPLSSSSALFADGSNHGLEDLSSGSSGEDDDLKRFPQSKHGRNSLTFLVDCPGRRADCTSESVCSTDSLDELKSSGSEVTSPDIGDLSSGDSASVPSSSADTRQTVPPLTVRLHTQSVSQCVTEDGRTVAVGDIVWGKIHGFPWWPARVLDISLGQKEDGEPSWQEAKVSWFGSPTTSFLSISKLSPFSEFFKLRFNRKKKGMYRKAITEAANATQHVAPEIRELLTQFEM; encoded by the exons ATGGAGCCGCGGGCCGGCTGCCGGTTGCCGGTGCGGGTGGAACAGGTCGTCAACGGCGCGCTGGTGGTCACCGTGAGCTGTGGCGAGCGCAGCTTCGCCGGGATCCTGCTGGATTGCACGAAAAA GTCCGGCCTCTTTGGCCTGTCTCCATCTACTCTGCTGCCTCTGGCTGACAACCCCTCTGTCATCAGCTGTCATGGCCAGGGGCCTGAGGAGGGACCTGGAGAAGTGACACAGCCGGGAACAGGACCACTGCCTCCTCAGCACAAAGACCAATCCCCTGAGAAGGATCAGCCTCCCAAGACAGCTGGACCCGAGCTACCCCCACCTCTCATACCCCCTCTGCCTGCTGGGAACCTGCCTCCCTTTCCACCCTACTTTGAGggtgcccccttcccccacccactaTGGCTGAGAAACACCTACCAGCAGTGGGTGCCGCAGCCCCCACCCAGGACCATCAAGCGGACCCGGCGGCGACTGTCCCGCAACCGGGATCCTGGCAGACTCATTCTTAGCACGATCCGCCTGCGGCCACGCCAAGTGCTATGTGAGAAATGCAAGAATACTGTGAGTCCCCAGGAAGCCAGTCCTGGTCCCCTGACAACCTCCAGACCCCGCCGGAGGCTAGGCAGTGCCCCCGACAGCGAGCACCGGAAGCCAGAGGAACCGGAGGACAGTGACTCCATAGCTGCTGCCCCgagaaggagcaagagagagaagcGGGAAGAGGATAGGGTTCCCGGAGAGCGTGTTCCACGGAGCCCAGTCATCAAGATCTCCTACAGCACACCACAGGGCAAGGGTGAGGTGGTTAAGATCCCATCCAGAGTTCATGGCTCTATGGAGCCCTTCTGCCCTCAACAATCCCTACAGAACGGCAGCCAGGACTTAGAGGTTGCAAGGGATGTGGAGCCCAGGGGTGGTGGTGATCGACCGCCCAGCGTGCCCAAGCTGAAGCTGACTCGTCCGGTGCCTCCCATCTCAGACCTGCCGCCTCCCAAAATCCGCTTGAAGCCCCACCGGCTGAGGGATGGGGAGCAGGAGCCTCTGTACAGGGCTGAGCTGGTAGAGGAGCTGAATGGATGCCCACGAGGCCCCCTGAGCAGCTCTTCTGCCCTGTTTGCCGATGGCTCTAACCATGGGCTGGAGGACTTGTCTTCTGGAAGTTCTGGGGAGGACGATGACCTCAAGAGGTTTCCTCAAAGTAAACACGGACGCAATAGCTTGACTTTTCTCGTCGACTGCCCTGGGAGGAGAGCAGATTGTACCAGTGAATCTGTGTGCAGCACCGACAGCCTGGATGAATTGAAATCATCTGGTTCAGAAGTGACATCTCCAGACATAGGAGACCTGTCATCTGGTGACAGTGCCTCTGTTCCTTCCTCTTCTGCTGACACTCGCCAGACAGTCCCTCCCCTCACGGTCAGGCTGCACACGCAGAGCGTCTCACAGTGTGTGACTGAAGATGGCAGGACGGTGGCTGTAGGGGACATTGTGTGGGGTAAGATTCATGGTTTTCCTTGGTGGCCAGCGCGTGTCCTTGACATCAGCCTTGGTCAGAAGGAGGATGGAGAGCCCTCTTGGCAAGAAGCGAAGGTCTCATGGTTTGGGTCTCCAACTACATCATTCTTGTCTATTTCAAAACTGTCccctttctctgaatttttcaaaCTGAGATTTAACCGTAAGAAGAAGGGGATGTATCGGAAAGCTATAACTGAGGCTGCCAATGCCACACAACATGTGGCCCCAGAAATAAGGGAGCTCTTGACCCAGTTTGAAATGTAA
- the Pwwp2b gene encoding PWWP domain-containing protein 2B isoform X2, producing the protein MEPRAGCRLPVRVEQVVNGALVVTVSCGERSFAGILLDCTKKSGLFGLSPSTLLPLADNPSVISCHGQGPEEGPGEVTQPGTGPLPPQHKDQSPEKDQPPKTAGPELPPPLIPPLPAGNLPPFPPYFEGAPFPHPLWLRNTYQQWVPQPPPRTIKRTRRRLSRNRDPGRLILSTIRLRPRQVLCEKCKNTVSPQEASPGPLTTSRPRRRLGSAPDSEHRKPEEPEDSDSIAAAPRRSKREKREEDRVPGERVPRSPVIKISYSTPQGKGEVVKIPSRVHGSMEPFCPQQSLQNGSQDLEVARDVEPRGGGDRPPSVPKLKLTRPVPPISDLPPPKIRLKPHRLRDGEQEPLYRAELVEELNGCPRGPLSSSSALFADGSNHGLEDLSSGSSGEDDDLKRFPQSKHGRNSLTFLVDCPGRRADCTSESVCSTDSLDELKSSGSEVTSPDIGDLSSGDSASVPSSSADTRQTVPPLTVRLHTQSVSQCVTEDGRTVAVGDIVWGHRQ; encoded by the exons ATGGAGCCGCGGGCCGGCTGCCGGTTGCCGGTGCGGGTGGAACAGGTCGTCAACGGCGCGCTGGTGGTCACCGTGAGCTGTGGCGAGCGCAGCTTCGCCGGGATCCTGCTGGATTGCACGAAAAA GTCCGGCCTCTTTGGCCTGTCTCCATCTACTCTGCTGCCTCTGGCTGACAACCCCTCTGTCATCAGCTGTCATGGCCAGGGGCCTGAGGAGGGACCTGGAGAAGTGACACAGCCGGGAACAGGACCACTGCCTCCTCAGCACAAAGACCAATCCCCTGAGAAGGATCAGCCTCCCAAGACAGCTGGACCCGAGCTACCCCCACCTCTCATACCCCCTCTGCCTGCTGGGAACCTGCCTCCCTTTCCACCCTACTTTGAGggtgcccccttcccccacccactaTGGCTGAGAAACACCTACCAGCAGTGGGTGCCGCAGCCCCCACCCAGGACCATCAAGCGGACCCGGCGGCGACTGTCCCGCAACCGGGATCCTGGCAGACTCATTCTTAGCACGATCCGCCTGCGGCCACGCCAAGTGCTATGTGAGAAATGCAAGAATACTGTGAGTCCCCAGGAAGCCAGTCCTGGTCCCCTGACAACCTCCAGACCCCGCCGGAGGCTAGGCAGTGCCCCCGACAGCGAGCACCGGAAGCCAGAGGAACCGGAGGACAGTGACTCCATAGCTGCTGCCCCgagaaggagcaagagagagaagcGGGAAGAGGATAGGGTTCCCGGAGAGCGTGTTCCACGGAGCCCAGTCATCAAGATCTCCTACAGCACACCACAGGGCAAGGGTGAGGTGGTTAAGATCCCATCCAGAGTTCATGGCTCTATGGAGCCCTTCTGCCCTCAACAATCCCTACAGAACGGCAGCCAGGACTTAGAGGTTGCAAGGGATGTGGAGCCCAGGGGTGGTGGTGATCGACCGCCCAGCGTGCCCAAGCTGAAGCTGACTCGTCCGGTGCCTCCCATCTCAGACCTGCCGCCTCCCAAAATCCGCTTGAAGCCCCACCGGCTGAGGGATGGGGAGCAGGAGCCTCTGTACAGGGCTGAGCTGGTAGAGGAGCTGAATGGATGCCCACGAGGCCCCCTGAGCAGCTCTTCTGCCCTGTTTGCCGATGGCTCTAACCATGGGCTGGAGGACTTGTCTTCTGGAAGTTCTGGGGAGGACGATGACCTCAAGAGGTTTCCTCAAAGTAAACACGGACGCAATAGCTTGACTTTTCTCGTCGACTGCCCTGGGAGGAGAGCAGATTGTACCAGTGAATCTGTGTGCAGCACCGACAGCCTGGATGAATTGAAATCATCTGGTTCAGAAGTGACATCTCCAGACATAGGAGACCTGTCATCTGGTGACAGTGCCTCTGTTCCTTCCTCTTCTGCTGACACTCGCCAGACAGTCCCTCCCCTCACGGTCAGGCTGCACACGCAGAGCGTCTCACAGTGTGTGACTGAAGATGGCAGGACGGTGGCTGTAGGGGACATTGTGTGGG